The Juglans regia cultivar Chandler chromosome 2, Walnut 2.0, whole genome shotgun sequence genome includes a window with the following:
- the LOC109004069 gene encoding uncharacterized protein LOC109004069 isoform X15 yields the protein MANAPEENIIISSGRGQDEDQLSNFAELYKAVRDGKLTDTVRILDQSQDFDQPGDKACNKIITDRDETALHVAVLNGHEHIVEELMNRMSDESLAMYDRDGYTALITAAVLGNRKMVECMLTKKSDLIRIKSNSNGKNLPVVMAIDFGQIEMARYLYDLTPEGDLIPQDNDQEITPDEDLIPQEDNDQEITPDEDLIPQDNDQEIHKDHNGATLLTCAIYAGTLDGMHIALGLIERCPRLALAIDKYDESGILALASMRQSLPSGNQRIYSSNVEHGQSNQEESNRSDLEHGQSNQEESNRSNVEHGQSNQEESNRSDLEHGQSNQEGINISEVEHGQSSQEEINISEHGQSNQEEINRSDVEHGQSNQEEINRSNVEHGQSNHEEINRSDLEHGQSNQEGINISGIMRIPILAPAICKTRLNISDVEHGQSNHEEINRSGITQLYEMKRIHDQYDKLLSKMCEEISESLQSNTQQLKDGLVYTAICQAAENGISEFVSKMLETDRHFLWTEDRNGRNIFMLGVLHRQEKIFSILYRLDGKIMNSLTCLQDRNKNNMLHMAGMMEDAIRQINQIPGAALQMQRELQWFKEVERIVLPRHKETKNGDGLTPRQLFTKNHEDMKEKGEKWMKNTARSCTVVGALIVTIMFAAIFTLPGDNNQSMGLPKSLNKFWLNVLIIFDALSLFSSSTSVLMFLGILTSRYSEEDFLEYLPRQMIIGLLTLFCSIATMMITFSSALLIILQEQLRIAIPLICLASVPVTFFVWIQFPILKDMIISTYGPSIFTGRK from the exons atggcAAATGCGCCGGAGGAGAACATTATCATAAGTTCCGGACGCGGTCAGGATGAAGATCAGTTATCCAACTTTGCAGAATTGTACAAAGCTGTGCGAGACGGTAAATTGACTGATACAGTACGCATTCTTGATCAGTCTCAAGACTTTGATCAACCCGGTGATAAGGCATGTAATAAGATAATCACAGATAGAGACGAAACGGCTCTTCATGTTGCTGTTTTAAATGGACATGAGCATATAGTGGAGGAGTTGATGAATCGAATGTCGGATGAGAGCTTGGCCATGTATGATAGAGACGGTTACACAGCTCTAATCACGGCTGCCGTGCTTGGAAATAGGAAAATGGTGGAGTGCATGCTTACAAAAAAATCTGATTTGATCAGAATTAAAAGTAATTCCAACGGAAAAAATCTTCCAGTTGTTATGGCTATTGATTTCGGGCAAATAGAAATGGCGCGCTATTTGTATGATCTTACTCCAGAAGGAGATTTAATTCCACAGGATAATGATCAGGAGATTACTCCAGATGAAGATTTAATTCCACAGGAGGATAATGATCAGGAGATTACTCCAGATGAAGATTTAATTCCACAGGATAATGATCAGGAGATTCATAAGGACCACAATGGTGCTACGCTTCTTACCTGTGCTATCTATGCTGGGACTTTGG ACGGAATGCATATTGCTTTGGGATTAATCGAACGCTGCCCACGTTTGGCATTGGCTATTGACAAGTATGACGAGTCGGGAATCTTAGCATTGGCCTCTATGCGTCAGTCCTTGCCAAGTGGAAATCAGCGCATCTACTCCTCAA ATGTAGAACATGGCCAAAGCAATCAAGAAGAAAGTAACAGATCAG ATTTAGAACATGGCCAAAGCAATCAAGAAGAAAGTAACAGATCAA ATGTAGAACATGGCCAAAGCAATCAAGAAGAAAGTAACAGATCAG ATCTAGAACATGGCCAAAGCAATCAAGAAGGAATTAACATATCAG AGGTAGAACATGGCCAAAGCAGTCAAGAAGAAATTAACATTTCAG AACATGGCCAAAGCAATCAAGAAGAAATTAACAGATCAG ATGTAGAACATGGCCAAAGCAATCAAGAAGAAATTAACAGATCAA ATGTAGAACATGGCCAAAGCAATCATGAAGAAATTAACAGATCAG ATCTAGAACATGGCCAAAGCAATCAAGAAGGAATTAACATATCAG GTATAATGCGCATTCCAATATTGGCTCCTGCGATTTGTAAAACTCGTTTGAATATTTCAGATGTAGAACATGGCCAAAGCAATCATGAAGAAATTAACAGATCAG GAATCACGCAGTTGTACGAGATGAAGAGGATCCATGACCAGTACGATAAACTTCTTTCTAAAATGTGTGAAGAGATATCAGAATCACTTCAATCAAACACTCAACAACTTAAGGATGGCCTAGTTTATACTGCCATTTGCCAGGCTGCCGAGAACGGGATTTCCGAGTTTGTTTCTAAGATGCTTGAAACGGATCGACATTTTTTATGGACCGAAGATAGAAATGGAAGGAACATATTTATGCTCGGTGTCTTGCATCGTCAAGAAAAAATCTTTAGCATTCTATACCGGCTAGATGGGAAGATCATGAACTCCTTGACATGTTTACAAGATCGcaataaaaataacatgttACATATGGCAGGGATGATGGAAGATGCCATCAGGCAGATTAATCAAATCCCAGGGGCAGCTTTACAGATGCAAAGAGAGTTACAATGGTTCaag GAGGTAGAGAGAATTGTCCTTCCCAGGCATAAGGAAACCAAAAATGGGGATGGTTTAACTCCCCGACAACTATTTACGAAGAACCACGAGGACATGAAggaaaagggagagaaatggatgaaaaataCAGCAAGGTCATGTACGGTGGTGGGTGCTCTCATTGTTACTATTATGTTTGCAGCTATCTTTACTCTTCCAGGTGATAACAACCAAAGCATGGGCTTGCCAAAGTCCTTGAACAAGTTTTGGCTCAACGTCCTCATAATATTCGATGCATTGtcccttttttcttcctcaacttcAGTCTTGATGTTTTTGGGAATTCTCACATCACGTTATTCAGAAGAGGATTTTCTTGAGTATTTGCCAAGACAGATGATAATAGGCCTTTTGACTCTCTTTTGCTCTATTGCGACCATGATGATAACCTTTTCAAGTGCTCTTTTAATCATCCTACAAGAGCAATTACGGATTGCAATTCCTCTCATTTGTTTGGCTAGTGTTCCAGTCACGTTCTTCGTATGGATTCAGTTCCCAATTCTTAAGGACATGATCATTTCAACCTACGGACCAAGCATCTTCACAGGCCGAAAATGA
- the LOC109004069 gene encoding uncharacterized protein LOC109004069 isoform X20, which yields MANAPEENIIISSGRGQDEDQLSNFAELYKAVRDGKLTDTVRILDQSQDFDQPGDKACNKIITDRDETALHVAVLNGHEHIVEELMNRMSDESLAMYDRDGYTALITAAVLGNRKMVECMLTKKSDLIRIKSNSNGKNLPVVMAIDFGQIEMARYLYDLTPEGDLIPQDNDQEITPDEDLIPQEDNDQEITPDEDLIPQDNDQEIHKDHNGATLLTCAIYAGTLDGMHIALGLIERCPRLALAIDKYDESGILALASMRQSLPSGNQRIYSSNVEHGQSNQEESNRSDLEHGQSNQEESNRSNVEHGQSNQEESNRSDLEHGQSNQEGINISEVEHGQSSQEEINISEHGQSNQEEINRSDVEHGQSNQEEINRSNVEHGQSNHEEINRSDLEHGQSNQEGINISEVEHGQSSQEEINISDVEHGQSNHEEINRSGITQLYEMKRIHDQYDKLLSKMCEEISESLQSNTQQLKDGLVYTAICQAAENGISEFVSKMLETDRHFLWTEDRNGRNIFMLGVLHRQEKIFSILYRLDGKIMNSLTCLQDRNKNNMLHMAGMMEDAIRQINQIPGAALQMQRELQWFKEVERIVLPRHKETKNGDGLTPRQLFTKNHEDMKEKGEKWMKNTARSCTVVGALIVTIMFAAIFTLPGDNNQSMGLPKSLNKFWLNVLIIFDALSLFSSSTSVLMFLGILTSRYSEEDFLEYLPRQMIIGLLTLFCSIATMMITFSSALLIILQEQLRIAIPLICLASVPVTFFVWIQFPILKDMIISTYGPSIFTGRK from the exons atggcAAATGCGCCGGAGGAGAACATTATCATAAGTTCCGGACGCGGTCAGGATGAAGATCAGTTATCCAACTTTGCAGAATTGTACAAAGCTGTGCGAGACGGTAAATTGACTGATACAGTACGCATTCTTGATCAGTCTCAAGACTTTGATCAACCCGGTGATAAGGCATGTAATAAGATAATCACAGATAGAGACGAAACGGCTCTTCATGTTGCTGTTTTAAATGGACATGAGCATATAGTGGAGGAGTTGATGAATCGAATGTCGGATGAGAGCTTGGCCATGTATGATAGAGACGGTTACACAGCTCTAATCACGGCTGCCGTGCTTGGAAATAGGAAAATGGTGGAGTGCATGCTTACAAAAAAATCTGATTTGATCAGAATTAAAAGTAATTCCAACGGAAAAAATCTTCCAGTTGTTATGGCTATTGATTTCGGGCAAATAGAAATGGCGCGCTATTTGTATGATCTTACTCCAGAAGGAGATTTAATTCCACAGGATAATGATCAGGAGATTACTCCAGATGAAGATTTAATTCCACAGGAGGATAATGATCAGGAGATTACTCCAGATGAAGATTTAATTCCACAGGATAATGATCAGGAGATTCATAAGGACCACAATGGTGCTACGCTTCTTACCTGTGCTATCTATGCTGGGACTTTGG ACGGAATGCATATTGCTTTGGGATTAATCGAACGCTGCCCACGTTTGGCATTGGCTATTGACAAGTATGACGAGTCGGGAATCTTAGCATTGGCCTCTATGCGTCAGTCCTTGCCAAGTGGAAATCAGCGCATCTACTCCTCAA ATGTAGAACATGGCCAAAGCAATCAAGAAGAAAGTAACAGATCAG ATTTAGAACATGGCCAAAGCAATCAAGAAGAAAGTAACAGATCAA ATGTAGAACATGGCCAAAGCAATCAAGAAGAAAGTAACAGATCAG ATCTAGAACATGGCCAAAGCAATCAAGAAGGAATTAACATATCAG AGGTAGAACATGGCCAAAGCAGTCAAGAAGAAATTAACATTTCAG AACATGGCCAAAGCAATCAAGAAGAAATTAACAGATCAG ATGTAGAACATGGCCAAAGCAATCAAGAAGAAATTAACAGATCAA ATGTAGAACATGGCCAAAGCAATCATGAAGAAATTAACAGATCAG ATCTAGAACATGGCCAAAGCAATCAAGAAGGAATTAACATATCAG AGGTAGAACATGGCCAAAGCAGTCAAGAAGAAATTAACATTTCAG ATGTAGAACATGGCCAAAGCAATCATGAAGAAATTAACAGATCAG GAATCACGCAGTTGTACGAGATGAAGAGGATCCATGACCAGTACGATAAACTTCTTTCTAAAATGTGTGAAGAGATATCAGAATCACTTCAATCAAACACTCAACAACTTAAGGATGGCCTAGTTTATACTGCCATTTGCCAGGCTGCCGAGAACGGGATTTCCGAGTTTGTTTCTAAGATGCTTGAAACGGATCGACATTTTTTATGGACCGAAGATAGAAATGGAAGGAACATATTTATGCTCGGTGTCTTGCATCGTCAAGAAAAAATCTTTAGCATTCTATACCGGCTAGATGGGAAGATCATGAACTCCTTGACATGTTTACAAGATCGcaataaaaataacatgttACATATGGCAGGGATGATGGAAGATGCCATCAGGCAGATTAATCAAATCCCAGGGGCAGCTTTACAGATGCAAAGAGAGTTACAATGGTTCaag GAGGTAGAGAGAATTGTCCTTCCCAGGCATAAGGAAACCAAAAATGGGGATGGTTTAACTCCCCGACAACTATTTACGAAGAACCACGAGGACATGAAggaaaagggagagaaatggatgaaaaataCAGCAAGGTCATGTACGGTGGTGGGTGCTCTCATTGTTACTATTATGTTTGCAGCTATCTTTACTCTTCCAGGTGATAACAACCAAAGCATGGGCTTGCCAAAGTCCTTGAACAAGTTTTGGCTCAACGTCCTCATAATATTCGATGCATTGtcccttttttcttcctcaacttcAGTCTTGATGTTTTTGGGAATTCTCACATCACGTTATTCAGAAGAGGATTTTCTTGAGTATTTGCCAAGACAGATGATAATAGGCCTTTTGACTCTCTTTTGCTCTATTGCGACCATGATGATAACCTTTTCAAGTGCTCTTTTAATCATCCTACAAGAGCAATTACGGATTGCAATTCCTCTCATTTGTTTGGCTAGTGTTCCAGTCACGTTCTTCGTATGGATTCAGTTCCCAATTCTTAAGGACATGATCATTTCAACCTACGGACCAAGCATCTTCACAGGCCGAAAATGA